A genomic window from Ideonella sp. WA131b includes:
- the nagA gene encoding N-acetylglucosamine-6-phosphate deacetylase: protein MVPDRTSGALSSLVLTPGGWVRGELRWHAGRIEGVWGEPVDDMASDGAEVVLPGFVDLHVHGGGGADAMDGGTAMATVAATHAKFGTTSLLATTLTAPPVELVRALTDLAPLVLRRPAGTARVLGVHLEGPFINPGRLGAQPPFTREGDVNEVQRLHAIAPIRVVTLAPEGARDLAMVASLVAMGMRVQIGHSNATFEDVERAMAAGVGGFTHLFNAMSPLHHRGPGVVGAALALAQHAEIIPDLVHVHPGAIRVALRAIPGVYAVSDATAGAGMPDGNYRLGPQTVCKCLGAMRLADGTLAGSALTMDQALRNLLTVGLSLREASARLATIPAGYLGLPDRGVIAPSASADLVVLDAARRVRRVIVEGEDIAVPNEA, encoded by the coding sequence ATGGTGCCGGATCGAACCAGTGGCGCTCTGTCATCCCTGGTACTCACGCCGGGTGGTTGGGTGCGGGGTGAACTGCGGTGGCACGCAGGCCGGATCGAAGGGGTTTGGGGTGAGCCCGTCGACGACATGGCGTCTGACGGCGCCGAAGTTGTGCTGCCCGGCTTCGTGGACTTGCATGTCCACGGAGGCGGCGGCGCCGACGCGATGGACGGCGGCACGGCCATGGCTACGGTGGCCGCCACCCATGCGAAGTTCGGCACCACGTCGTTGCTGGCGACAACTCTGACCGCCCCGCCCGTCGAGCTGGTACGCGCCCTGACTGATCTTGCGCCCCTGGTCCTGCGGCGTCCAGCGGGCACTGCGCGGGTGCTCGGCGTGCATCTCGAAGGCCCGTTCATCAACCCCGGTCGGCTCGGCGCGCAGCCGCCGTTCACGCGCGAGGGCGACGTGAACGAAGTGCAACGCCTGCACGCCATCGCCCCCATCCGCGTCGTCACGCTTGCGCCGGAGGGCGCGCGCGACCTCGCGATGGTGGCGTCGCTCGTTGCGATGGGCATGCGCGTGCAGATTGGGCACAGCAACGCGACTTTCGAAGACGTCGAACGCGCGATGGCCGCAGGGGTGGGCGGATTCACACACTTGTTCAACGCGATGAGCCCCTTGCACCACCGCGGCCCCGGCGTTGTGGGCGCAGCGCTGGCACTGGCGCAGCATGCGGAGATCATTCCCGACCTGGTGCATGTTCACCCTGGCGCCATTCGAGTGGCCCTCCGCGCGATTCCCGGCGTGTACGCCGTTTCCGACGCCACCGCCGGTGCCGGCATGCCCGATGGCAATTACCGCCTGGGCCCACAGACGGTTTGCAAGTGCCTGGGCGCGATGCGCCTGGCCGATGGCACGCTTGCTGGCAGCGCGCTGACCATGGACCAGGCCTTGCGAAACCTGCTCACGGTCGGGCTGTCGCTGCGCGAGGCTTCGGCGCGGCTGGCGACCATTCCGGCGGGGTATCTCGGGCTGCCCGACCGGGGCGTGATTGCGCCCAGCGCATCGGCCGATCTGGTTGTGCTCGATGCGGCGCGTCGCGTTCGCCGCGTCATCGTCGAAGGAGAAGACATTGCTGTCCCAAATGAGGCTTGA
- a CDS encoding SIS domain-containing protein has product MLSQMRLEALEIPAAMDRLLKADASPYEQLAQSFRAARPSQWLTVARGSSDHAASHLAFLAMVRLGLPVASVPLSVFTQHHAKWTLSAAWAVALSQSGRSPDLIQTLGALRRGGARALALVNDESSPLAAAAEWVLPLRAGHERSVAATKSFVAQLVCGVRLVATLSADTVLSGALAELPTALERAQSCDWTAVIPHLQSRGRAGGLYVLGRGTGLALAHEIALKFKEVCGLQAEAHSAAEVRHGPMALVELGYPVLVLAPRGPAQAGLFELAADLRQRGACVMLVAPATSAGSAGAVACELPLEVGAHDVLDTLTLAQSAYLMIEALARARGLDPDQPQHLSKVTCTL; this is encoded by the coding sequence TTGCTGTCCCAAATGAGGCTTGAAGCCCTGGAGATTCCGGCTGCCATGGACCGGCTGCTGAAGGCCGACGCGTCGCCGTACGAGCAATTGGCGCAGTCCTTTCGTGCCGCGCGGCCAAGTCAGTGGTTGACCGTCGCGCGCGGCAGCTCGGACCATGCGGCGTCGCACCTGGCATTTCTGGCGATGGTGCGGCTTGGGCTGCCTGTCGCATCGGTGCCGTTGTCGGTATTCACGCAGCATCATGCAAAGTGGACTCTGAGCGCGGCGTGGGCAGTGGCGCTGTCGCAGTCCGGTCGCAGCCCGGACCTCATACAAACACTGGGTGCGCTGCGCCGAGGCGGTGCGCGCGCCCTGGCGCTGGTCAATGACGAAAGCTCGCCCCTTGCCGCTGCTGCCGAGTGGGTTTTGCCTTTGCGCGCCGGACACGAACGCTCGGTTGCCGCGACCAAGAGCTTTGTCGCCCAACTGGTTTGCGGTGTGCGCCTGGTGGCAACCCTCTCGGCCGACACCGTGCTGTCTGGCGCGCTCGCTGAGCTGCCAACCGCACTCGAACGTGCGCAGAGCTGCGATTGGACGGCCGTGATCCCGCACTTGCAAAGCAGGGGCCGCGCCGGTGGCCTCTACGTCCTGGGCCGCGGCACCGGTCTGGCGCTCGCGCACGAGATTGCACTGAAGTTCAAGGAGGTCTGCGGACTGCAAGCCGAAGCTCATTCGGCGGCCGAGGTTCGCCACGGTCCGATGGCGCTGGTAGAGCTTGGCTACCCGGTGCTCGTCCTTGCGCCGCGCGGTCCGGCGCAGGCTGGACTGTTCGAGCTGGCTGCCGACTTGCGCCAGCGCGGGGCCTGCGTGATGTTGGTGGCACCTGCGACAAGCGCAGGATCTGCAGGTGCGGTGGCATGCGAACTGCCGCTCGAGGTTGGCGCGCACGACGTGTTGGACACCTTGACTCTGGCGCAGAGCGCCTACTTGATGATCGAGGCGCTGGCCCGCGCGCGCGGCCTCGACCCTGACCAGCCGCAACACTTGAGCAAGGTCACATGCACGCTCTGA
- a CDS encoding beta-N-acetylglucosaminidase domain-containing protein, with protein MHALSTPTPPERLVEQPSTETVDLGIVEGYFGRPWSWAEREATMVFLAGAGYRFFLYAPKADVHLRRRWREPHPDAELSALRRFAESCHAHGVRFGVGLSPFEAWRDFGSETRQALASRLRELDALGLDLLALLFDDMRGDSPELAVRQAEMVGFAAAHTHATQVWMCPTYYADAPVLDLVFGARPANYLATLGRRLDPAIGVFWTGEEVCSREFSRSHLERIASELRRRPVLWDNYPVNDGERMSRHLHLRGFTGRNVLAADLIAAHAINPALQPVLTRVPALTLAAQRRLGPRYSYGEATREALVQVLGERLGHRVAEDLLALQDVGLDRLGGRRAALRERYAAQSHPGAREITNWLDGTYAMGAEEVQTQ; from the coding sequence ATGCACGCTCTGAGCACACCCACTCCACCCGAGCGGCTGGTTGAGCAGCCGTCAACGGAGACCGTGGATCTGGGGATCGTAGAAGGCTACTTCGGCCGGCCTTGGTCATGGGCCGAGCGGGAGGCGACGATGGTGTTCCTCGCCGGTGCAGGCTATCGATTCTTTCTCTATGCACCCAAAGCCGATGTCCATTTGCGCCGCCGCTGGCGCGAACCCCACCCGGATGCCGAGCTTTCGGCCCTGAGGCGCTTCGCCGAAAGCTGCCACGCCCACGGCGTACGTTTCGGCGTTGGCTTGAGCCCGTTCGAGGCCTGGCGCGACTTTGGATCTGAGACCCGGCAGGCCTTGGCCTCGCGGCTGCGCGAACTCGACGCGCTCGGACTTGATCTGCTGGCGCTGCTCTTCGACGACATGCGGGGTGACAGCCCTGAGCTGGCGGTGCGCCAAGCCGAGATGGTTGGTTTCGCAGCGGCGCACACGCATGCAACCCAAGTGTGGATGTGCCCGACCTACTACGCCGACGCCCCTGTGCTCGACCTCGTCTTCGGCGCTCGCCCGGCCAACTACCTGGCCACGCTTGGCCGCCGACTCGACCCTGCGATTGGGGTGTTCTGGACTGGCGAGGAGGTTTGTTCCCGAGAATTCAGTCGATCGCACCTGGAGCGCATTGCCAGCGAGCTTCGCCGCCGTCCTGTGCTGTGGGACAACTACCCTGTCAATGATGGGGAGCGTATGTCACGCCACTTGCACTTGCGCGGCTTCACCGGGCGCAACGTACTGGCCGCCGATCTCATCGCTGCACACGCCATCAATCCGGCACTCCAACCCGTACTGACGCGTGTGCCTGCGCTCACGCTGGCCGCACAGCGACGCCTGGGGCCCCGATACAGCTATGGTGAGGCCACCCGCGAAGCCCTGGTCCAGGTCCTCGGCGAACGGCTGGGCCACCGGGTCGCTGAAGACCTGTTGGCCTTGCAGGATGTTGGTCTCGATCGCCTCGGCGGACGCAGGGCAGCACTGCGCGAACGGTATGCGGCGCAGTCGCACCCCGGCGCACGCGAAATCACCAACTGGCTCGACGGCACCTACGCTATGGGTGCTGAAGAGGTGCAAACGCAGTAG